Within Lytechinus pictus isolate F3 Inbred chromosome 7, Lp3.0, whole genome shotgun sequence, the genomic segment GGAAACCAGTTCAAGAAATTAGACGAGAATGGGTCTACGACTCTAAGCTATGTTGACCATAaatgaattcatgtttttggaatgaataaaggacagataattttgaccATAATTGTGTTTGTAATGATGATGGAAAATCTAATGAAAATGTTGGTAGTTTGgcgtgatgattatgatgaatgTGATGAAACAGTAGTGGTGTCAATGTTGGTGATGAAGATGGAGTAAGTTtatatggtgatgatgttgatggcaGTGATGATACAGGTAATAATTTTGGTGATGAGAATGCTCAAAGAGAGATGACGATAATGTTGATGGAGCAATCAATATCAAGGACAACTTCGTGTTGGGTgaattttttttcgtttgtttaCAGTATATTACTATAACAACACAAATCCATTGGAAATTAACAATGAATTTGTGTCTCCTTTCCTCCTTAGGACCATGATGGTCACGGGCCTGAATTCTGCAAGCACATGAATAGAATCAATGCAGCTACTGGTACCCATATAAGTGTGAGTAGACCTCTTTTATAACAGATCACAAATTGTATCTGATTTTAAGTTTGAGAGGTAATTTATGGGGAAAAAAGAATGTTCCAAGATGATATCCAGCTAGGAAAATACATGAGAATGACAGGCGATTTTGCCCTCATCACTCCTAGAATTCCCTAAATGGAGTGCTTGGGGTGATGACCTTTTCCAGAGTCGACTTATGATctgccacaaaaaaaaaatagacaatcAATTTTCTTCATATGGCAGAATGATGATATTTGCATTAACCATATatttacttcttatgcaaacaAACTAGCCATTCAAATGAATGAAGTAGCGCTCAAATTCAGCAATAGCTCCTATATGGAAATGATAGCCCCTTAAAAACTAAagattatttcatatgtttataatatccaaaataatttttaagaaACAGAGACGATGCTTATCATTACGAAAATGGATGTACATGTTTGCAAAATCATGTCGGAGAACTGCGGTTTAAAATTAGATAGTTGTTTGAACTTTGGTGACACCTTCCTACAGATCTACCACACTTTCCACGATGAGGTGGATTCCTATCGCCAACACTGGTGGCGCTGCGACGGTCCTTGCCGGCAACGGAAACCTTACTTTGGCTATGTTAAGCGATCGATGAACAGGGCGCCCTCTCCGAGGGACACTTGGTGGGGTGAACACCAGCGCTCCTGTGGGGGAACTTTCACCAAGGTCAAGGAACCTGAGGGGTATGGGCagaagaaagggggaaagaaggaTCACGGAGAGAGCAGTGAGGTGACCACTAATAAAGGTATGATGATCAAAGGAAAGTTCGGTTTCAGGGAAAGTTCCGATTCATGTATGTCATAGGATCCTTGCATTTTTGTCTCACTTACATATATTCGCAGAAGCAAGAAATATGTGCTGCTTTtacaggtattttttttttcaattcttattttctccatAATCACGAAACatataaagaacaaatacaAGTGTTAGGATGAGGAAAGTCACGTTGATGctgggaaaagaaagaaagtaactaTAACCCAAAGTTCTTCTGTTCAATTCAGTGTGACTTCACGTTATGGTAAAACACAATTGCAATATTTAACAATCGTAGAAGAATTTAAATTAACATAGTTGTACAATTATGTACAATTCCTTACATGGAGTTACTTTTTAGATGTTGCATTCCAATGTGtagtatgaaaaatgaaatgaaaaacccTAATACTACTTGTACTTTAATAACAGCATATGGAAACATTTACGCAAGATTACAGCACTAGCTTCTTTGAAGTTGCACTAGTAATACCTTTTCTGTAAAATATTGTCTTGAATGCACAGACataaatatttatcataatGGTATAACCATACAAAATATAGAGATATAAAATAAGATATGTCCAAGGCCTATTTCAGAcgtcttttttttgtttttgtgtgaCGTAGATCAGCAAGGGATCAAAACGAAAGACATCAGGAATTTCATCCCTTTCTCTGGAAAAGGGCATTCCCTGGGAAATCCTACAACTTCATCTTCAAACAACTCATCATCCAGCTCTACATCCGGTTCTTCTGTGAGTGATAAACGTGTAGAACAGCCTAAAGAGCGAAAGAAATCATCAGAGAGTAAAGATATATCATCATTCTTCACCAAGAAGTGGTCAGATGATCCTGCCAACACAACCAAGTCTTCATCCAGCAGCTCTGGTCCTCCATCACATCCAAACAATTCTTCAGCTGTCGTTGGTTTTCAAAAGAAGCCTAGATTCACACCTGTTGTTGCAACGGCCAGTGGTCGTGTCGTGAGTGATTCTGATGATGCTGGCACAGCCGAAGGGAAAACATGCAATTCTGGTCAAACTATGAAGGGCAAAGGATCCATTCCAAATAGAACTGGAAAGTTTATACCAGTCGTATCTGCAGTGGGGAGGAAAGAAGGCGTTCATTCTTCAAAGAATTTGGGGGATTCTTTGTCTTCCAGCAAAAGTCTAGTTGGGTCAGATATCAGACGACATGGTGGGGAACAGAACAATACTTCTGAATTCTTGGGCAAAGAAGCAATATCATCAGCCAAGAAAGGTGATAGAGGAAGGACTCCCATCAACAGTGTTCAGGTAGTAAGGACACGGGATAGGATAGGTGGAGGATCAAGTGagggaaagaggaagaaaagggcAAGACTTGCGGATTTGCAAGCCATGTTTGATAGTGATTCTGATGATGACGAAGCAATGAATAGGTCTTCCAAATGTCCCAGAGTTTCTCATGGAAATAGTTATGATGACGACAGTGATGCAATTCTTGTTGAGGATGGGGTGTCTTTAAGAACAAATAGTGGTTCCAACAAAGAAAACAGTCCTTCACTCCACAATGACAGAGGGGGTATCTATATCCAAGgagacagtgatgatgatgatgatgttattgcTCAGCCAATAGGTTCAGGAATCACAAATGGGATATGGAAAGACCTTAGCCATCTATCCTCCGGAAGTTCTGGCTACCAAGTAACTGGGAACAGGCGATTTGGACGAGTAACGCCACCTCTGTATGGAAAATCAAAAGGAAAATCACTTCGCGGAAGCAATATTGGCCAAACCCCTCCACAGTCATCATTTTGTGAGCATCCCTGGCAGACAGCTGCCCGAGAGAGCGACAGGAAGGCATCGACGGTAACTGTGGAAGGGGCGGTCATCAACCTGACTGCAGAGGATGATGTGGGATTAGTTGAGGAGGTGGGACCAAAGAAAGTGCCTTGTCCTGTGTGTAACCTCCAGATAGAGGAGAGAAAGATCAACTCTCATCTGGATACGTGTCTCACGTTCAACTGTGAtgcattattttcttgaaatcattcAACCATCAAAGTGTATTCTGATTGTACCTTGATAGATGTACCTTAGATTATGACCTTTTACCCTCACTCGTTCCCTTTTCTACCCATCATCATTATGAAATATCAGACTAAATGTTTTTGAATCAGGTTTTCATATCCCAATCCTAAATGCATAAACACTGTATGAGCATATGCAAATGCAATGGACTGATAACTGTACAACAATTTTTCTGGTTAAAGATTTAGTGCTACCTGTGAGCTGTCGTTTCAAATCTTCACTAAAGTTTTACAGAAtcagaaaaatatatagatatagatattcAAAGAATTGATTGTATCTGAATACTCTTCCCTTGAGTAGATTATTCTTCACACTAAAAAGAATTAATAATatgatactacatgtacatgtatactcgGCAATTCTAATCttaaaattaattattattaattgtatAGCAAAATTTTACACAACCATTGTAcaatgatatatatttcatgtgTTACAAGCAAATATGATATTGCAAATCACCTGTTTTGAGTCTGTAGATATGGGTGTGGATCATCTGACATAGTTAACTCATGGTTTCTGGtgaatttttatctttaattgAATGGAAACAATTTTTACTGGTTGCTGTGACATTAGATAGGGAAACTGATGCCTGGCTTACTTACATTTTCACTTattcagtacatgtatatcttgttGGAGGAGAGAGTTCATATGTGAATTTATTACTaggattttctttatctttccaTACCATGCCCATGTATAGTATAGTCAGTTATTAGGCTCTTCATATTTTTGCCTCTTTGGAGGATATTTTTATCTTGAGGAGGAAAAACTGTCCAACTTTATTTCCTTCTATCTAACTTTCTGGCTACTCATTTGCTAAAaaggaaaactaattttttatATCTTACCAAAGTAACCAAAGCGATAATATTGGCATTTGCCTCAAGTGGCTGTATTAGTGAGCCAACTCATCATGTTTACATTCTTCCCATGTACCTAATCAGTTTTGAAATACAAgtactcataactttcttcttatttaatcatttttgcAAGCTTTCGattgtttctcttttcttttgttgaatTATTCGATTTACATAGAAAACTTTATCATAGCAAACATGTAGCAGAAATGAATATAACGTCAGATTATGCTAAAATAGAACATAATATATCTACATTGAATACAGGTAAGTTTTTGAATGTTTCTTTAAATACATCTAAAGAGGTTTGAAATTTGGGAAAAATGGGCTTCATTTCATCCACGAAGTcgattgtttttacttttatcAAATATGAAGTtaggtaattatttttttttttatgtgggaTTGGCCAGATGCAAAATTAATGCGTTGGTTGATTTTTGTAGATGTTAACAGAACCTTATTAGCATATTACAATTCATTAAGTTAGTACTGTAATCCCTTATGTTATGAGACATAATATGATCAGTATTAATCTAGCAATGACCTTGCCATATTTGGATGTAACATTTCTTGTACCAGGTTATTGAGCACCTTACAAAAAAGAAGCTGCATCTTTCCTGCAGAAATCGTGTATTCATCTTTTTATTGCTAATTCTCGTGTTTTATTATATATCAACTAAATGGGCCGCAGAGATATATGTGGTGAAGACTGTCAGAAATCATGCTTTAATAGATTTGTCTctagactttgaaacagaggctcatgggttcaaatcccagccatggcctAAAATAATAACCCTCAGCAAGAAAccgatccacagtgtgctgcaatTGATCCAAGTGTGGTATATGGATACCTGGTAGGATTGATTGCTTGAATGCGTTCAGCACTGATAAGAAAGTGGTAGCTCGAGCCAAAGCCGAGGTTAACTTAACTGTGAATTCTGAGGCAAAAAGTGCTATAGAAATCGTgctattcttattattataataaaggCATTATGCGGCTATCTTGTTTATGAAGAAACATTGAGATTAGCAATGAAATGTGCTTTGCAGGCTGTAGGAAAGACCCGGCTCTAAATTTTACTGTGccatacaaatcaaataaattacatgtatgtggttgATGCATATTATGACTTATGTTCGACATGAGAAATAATTATGCTTTTGTAAGATTACACGTTGAACTTTTAATCTTTATATATCGTAATTGATTACAATGCTTATGATATCATGTCAcagatgaatatattttatatagaaGAATAAATCAGTCATTTGTTTACTGTCTCAACACTgagttttagatttagattttttcaCCTGCAAACTTCTCTGCAAAGAATGCAATGTCTTGAAATATAGATTTGAGGTAGAATGTCCAAATTGATAAGGTAGAGACAAGTGACAGGTCCGGGAGTCATTTATAAAGCCGTTTGTAAAGTTACACACAACCttatagagtaccaaagtgtgatgtcatcaattttcacttttgcATTTCAGCCCTTTATATATCATactttggtagagcatgatgaaaaaaccccactaccaaaatttggtgagaattggtccatggggccccaagatatgacatcatgaatacataattagccccattgaagtcataTTGGTTCTAAAAGTTAgtaggccaataatacattgacatCAAttgggctaattatgtattcgtGATGTCATATCTTGGTAGTGGGGATTTTTTCATAATGcactaccaaaatatggtataaaaaatgctgaaatgcaaacaaaaagttttttgtgacgtcataaccTCGGTACTCTATACTACATTCGAAACCATCTCCAAACCGATCAGGGTTTCATTCTTTACTAGCATATAAATGACAAAAGCATGGCAAAGTAGATGTGTGTATCAAGATATTTGATACATCCGCTAACATTCAAATCTTACAAAAGTACTGTATATTTACCAATGAATTTGACAATTTGACTATTGTATTTTTCATCGAGGATTTCTAGAGCCTTTATCagtaatgtttgatttttctgtttcaaagAGAGATTGAACAGCACCATCATatgcaactactactactactactactacttctactactactactacttctacttctactactactactgctgttactactactgctgctactactactacaactttgCACGTtgagaacccactgcactattcgtataagagtagggggaaaccccggtgtagtggtccacctgcattccccccaatcagttatatcgggaggagagacctgcgggtcatagtgatcagttcgcttttcgcctcccaggcacaggtgacgccaaaacaaatactactactactactactcagtagcgtaccgtgaaccgcaggagacaaagcattggggggggggcagtgcattgtctgtgaacaatgctttgcccccccaatgctttgtctcctccgagtcacggtacgctactgctactactactactactactactactgctgctgctactactactactactactactactactactactactactactactactatgactacgactactactactacttctactactaatactacgtTTAAAACTTGTCTTAGAGAAAAAAGTAGAACATATAAGAAATTTACGAACAAGgattatatattatatgaaattttcggcCCGTTCCTTGCATGATTGAGAATTTGGTTCATTATATCAAATAGAGCAAAATcatccattattttttattttgttaagatCTGCAGGAATGAGCCCGAATCATTTGGATTCTCTGCATAAACATTATGACTGCctgatgaccccccccccccccccgaaaatctGATTAAACGTGCTCATGAAAATTCGATTTGACAGTTAATGAGTTAGTCTTATAAACGTCAGGAATACTCATTTGTACGGGGGCATAATTATCTTGTTATTCTGTGTGTGGCTGGatgattatttgattggttgagtTAATTGACTGGTTGATTGACTAATTCAATCATTGAATATTATTCTGTAATGAAAATTTAAACCCAAATTATTAGCAATAATTATGATACATAAATCTACATTATTGGTCGGAGTGTAAGATGTGGGGAAATCATTAATGTCTTTCGATTTATCTTAGTTTATTACGATTATCATTCTATTCGGAAAGCAACCACTAAAAAGCGTgattataatgttacatttacTACCaaataaagtattaaaaaacGAAAATTGACAGCAGAGAAGGCGAAGGGcataataagaaaacaaaaagacaaGGTGAAATCGGGGAAAACCCGAGCACAAACGATTTTAGGGTCTAGTTTATTTGAAGACTTGTTTTGGccagacccgggggggggggtgggcggtTCAAGTATATTTTGATAAGAGGAGGGGGTGGCAAGGCGACTTAAGTTGACCTTTTCTCAATATTGAATATCAGTGGTAAATCATGTAGAGTTGCACAACCcagatctttctttttttatcctcATCTTctttattcacttttctttcattcaccttTTTTCTTACagtacttgaaaattcataaggGCAGTCGCCCCTTGCCCCTGTGGTGCCGCCCCTCTACCTCAATAAtatttagaccaaatggtaatatgtcaattttttgtcggaaaaaaaggtttcaacAAAATGCCATGATACACAGAAATCACGGGGATTTGACGAGTTGATTTTGAAGTAAGCTATATGGCTATTTGACAAATATTCATACAAATATTTCTTTAGATATAATTATTGTAATAACAGACTAATAAGCAAGACAAAACTGTTGGTTATATAATGAACACCTAGTGGGCAGAGCCCGGGTTAAAGGCTGGGGTTAAAGGTGGGGCGATTTCCCTCGATTGGGGGTTTCATCTCtcaaatgtaaatatgaatagGGAAGACAAGATTGATGACTCGTGCGGTAATGAATGCGGAAATACAGGCCTCGTTTGTTTAAAGGGCGTGATTTTTTATTGGACACTGGCAAGGCCCATTTATTCGATGTATGGTTTattgtaggtccatggtaagaTTAACCTGAGATCCGGCCTTGGATCAATGATTATTCCTGCGATATATCTCTGAATCgcgggaatgggggggggggggggggggggcggcgcaCGGGTCTACCCTCATTGTTAATTGTCaagtattcttttttttggtcatgcatCCCGGGACTTTGTCATCTTGATTATTCAATCTCGGTGCAGGGGCAGCGGATTCTCTTCATCTATGTTTAGTCTATGTTGCCTTTtttaaaggttaagtccacccccagaattttttttatttgaatcaatagagaaaaatcaaacaagcaataCGCTGAAAATTACGAAAttgtaaagtttcgcttatttttcacaaaacggttataaTTATGCACAACCCAGTGGCATGTaaatgagagaatcaatgatgtcccactcactatttcttttgttttttattgtttgaattatacaatatttcttttttttatactgatttgacaataaggaccagctcgaatgagccataaaacgttaaaacaataataattctacatgtttagagaggaataaaacttttgtttcataggacaatgaggaaaattagaatatttcatactgtataataataaaatacaaaagaaatagtgagtgagtgatatcatcagtcccctcatttgcacacAAACCAGGATgagcatataactgttctgtgaaatttAGCGAAACTTAATGTCATACTTTtcgtattttacatccgattttttgatgaaattgtcagtgttaagcttgttggatttcctctttttattcaatttaactttttgttggggttggacttgtccttggaagatcatagggggggggtggtagTTATCCCATCCTGTTACATATATACCTCATCTGTATATACTTATACATATTGCTTCTGAACGCAGACTTGATTAagcctcctttttttttcttcacataaaCTTCAATAATTGAAATTATACACTTTTCTTCTGtaataaatgatttaaaaagatGTTAATTAATGATGTCATTcaaattgaaagtaaaatacAATGAAATCTTCTTTGAAAGCTGAGCTTACGAGCCTGAACATCCTGACCCTGATCGAGAGTGGACGAAGCTGCTTTGAGCCGCCTATTTGACTGTTATGCATACGGCAGATATATTCACAATTAACCATGGAGATCTGACAAGAAAATGCATGTACGTTTCAAGCAAGTGAAATATTGTACATCAATAACCTTTTGGGCGAATGTAATATAATTAATTACCTTTTTACAAACGATACCGCTATTCATATTCTGTATCGTGAACGCCAACCCCCCTCCCAACCACCGCGATCAGTCCTCTCAATTCCCAGGGTACTCTTACAAAATGAGCCACGCCCATTTTAAAAGAAAGTGACACGCCCACTTTTACCTCTGCTGTTATAATAGCTATTGGCAATGTGTTTTCCCACAATAACGTACGATGACGCAAGTTTTACACAGAGCCTTTTATCGTAGAGACAAAGTATACTCTGTCCCCCttttagatttatttttatacaagCAATTATATACGACAAAAACTTCCCCTGAACAGAATAATGAGATGATATTGCCTTTGACAGGACAGGGTATTTCAGGGCAGATCCAGTattgtctgggggggggggggcgacacAATTTCGCTGGTCGTTAAAGTTAAagcttttggatttttttttgttaggtGGAAATAGTCCTACAAAATGACTGAAGTTTAAGTTATGTTAGTTTGGATTGTTTTTACAAGATTAGATAATCCAAAAGACCCAAACCGATGAGAGTGTGAAGCGAGAGCTGatcattttgatataatatacttaccgaaaactggatattctaagggCTGTGTGAATTTATGAAGTCTAATGAAATAATATGAGCGCGAAGtacgagctgaacattttttatattactagaaatcaggatttttttaattctaaaatTCTAAAATATATACGAACGACCATTACTTCCCCTGCACAGATAATGAGATGATGTTGCCTTTGACAGGACAGGGTGTCTCAGGAGAAGATCCAGTgttgtctggggggggggggcgaaacaAAATCTACCCTTTCGCTGGTCGGCTGCTCGCAGAGTTATAagcttttggattttttttgttggggtggaaaTAGTCTTACAAAAAGACTGAGGTTTAAGTTATGTTAGcgtttattatttttacaagatTAGATTAGATCCAAAAGACCTAAATAAttgatgagagcgcgaagcgagagctgaTCTTTCTTTAAATACTTCCCTGAAAACCGGCGGATACTTTAAGGACTGTAGgaataatcaaataatgtgagcgcgaagcacgagctgattttttttttatattactaTAATCGGTATtttcaagcactttttgtagtcataaaTTATCTGTATTTCACTGAATAAATAGTGCAagccagaggcgtcgatcctggggggggggggggggggagcagggggggcgatcgccccaccaatgaaaatattgggggggggctaACATATAATTTtgcccccaataattccgcatgtgtaactaaaaataaaataagattgtaatgttacacggaaatcagcaagcgagatcgAGATACCAACtagttctttatttaaaatcgtgctcagaatgtccgcttttcagattggaatataaaaaatttcagatcgcgcttcgcgctcgcatcatttctctagcaaaaccccatacttttcatgattaaataggtgaatagaatgtcctgttttcagttatatacctcaaaagaactcccgcttcaatttgcaataatcttttgttggatatatatgttctttattaaaaatcgtCCATTAAActatcattttttcagatcgaaatatcaaaattttcagctcgcgcttcgcgctcgcgtctattgttcttctagatacccatcttaatcattggttccaaaaatgcttagaatatcaagctttcaggtcagaatataaagaaatttcagctcgctctcggcactcatTTTATCTGTGtatagtgagatacatgtatctatcccCCCTAATGAGTTACTAcgaacagtcctaaacaggtacctttttcctgttttcatgtcagtatacgaaaaaatttcagctcgcgcttcgcgctcgcatcaatttgtTGGTGAGGGTGAGATATacgtctctttctcatgagtcatatatatatatatatatatatatgtatatatatatgtatatgcatatataatataggcctatgtgtgtagGGGTGTGTGTGGATGAGTTTATTCGTTTTTGTgtgagcgcctttggaacgttgattcacgattttgccccccaatctgaaaaatggatcgacgcccctggtgcaagcgcgaagcgtgagctgaaaattttcactaAATACTGACCTGCCCAAAAGGGACATTTTTACGCCTGTTTTATAAtcaactaattttttttcattttatatgtactttttttttttataacagacgtacagatggggggggggcttggacCCCCAAATATTTAGGACAATGCAAGGAATATAatggggaaaagaaagaagggaggaAGAAAAGGGATGAAATATGATACTTT encodes:
- the LOC129264282 gene encoding DNA-dependent metalloprotease SPRTN-like, whose amino-acid sequence is MDATSDAELARLLQFQFDSETATEIAVIEPASTNDRRSSGTKPIGIVDERWELIDPNPDVRALFLQFNDQFFWGRLAGVEVRWSPRMTLCAGVCCYEGYGGLCSVRLSLPLLKLRPRKDLVETLLHEMIHAYLFVTQNNKDHDGHGPEFCKHMNRINAATGTHISIYHTFHDEVDSYRQHWWRCDGPCRQRKPYFGYVKRSMNRAPSPRDTWWGEHQRSCGGTFTKVKEPEGYGQKKGGKKDHGESSEVTTNKDQQGIKTKDIRNFIPFSGKGHSLGNPTTSSSNNSSSSSTSGSSVSDKRVEQPKERKKSSESKDISSFFTKKWSDDPANTTKSSSSSSGPPSHPNNSSAVVGFQKKPRFTPVVATASGRVVSDSDDAGTAEGKTCNSGQTMKGKGSIPNRTGKFIPVVSAVGRKEGVHSSKNLGDSLSSSKSLVGSDIRRHGGEQNNTSEFLGKEAISSAKKGDRGRTPINSVQVVRTRDRIGGGSSEGKRKKRARLADLQAMFDSDSDDDEAMNRSSKCPRVSHGNSYDDDSDAILVEDGVSLRTNSGSNKENSPSLHNDRGGIYIQGDSDDDDDVIAQPIGSGITNGIWKDLSHLSSGSSGYQVTGNRRFGRVTPPLYGKSKGKSLRGSNIGQTPPQSSFCEHPWQTAARESDRKASTVTVEGAVINLTAEDDVGLVEEVGPKKVPCPVCNLQIEERKINSHLDTCLTFNCDALFS